From a single Lacerta agilis isolate rLacAgi1 chromosome 3, rLacAgi1.pri, whole genome shotgun sequence genomic region:
- the HINT3 gene encoding histidine triad nucleotide-binding protein 3 produces the protein MAGEEGGSSGSSPAAEPSPGGGEAGAAGGEGAGGGGGGAAYDGKCVFCRITHGEEAGTELLPCEHEDLVCFRDIRPGAPHHYLVVPKNHIGNCKTLKSEHIPLGMMAAGKTVLQRNKFNDLNDIRMGFHWPPFCSIAHLHLHVLAPASQLGFLSRMVYRINSYWFITAEQLLER, from the exons ATGGCCGGCGAGGAAGGAGGCAGCTCGGGCTCGTCTCCGGCGGCGGAGCCCAGTCCCGGCGGCGGAGAGGCTGGCGCGGCTGGCGGAGAGGGCGCtggagggggcggcggcggcgctgcctACGACGGCAAGTGCGTTTTCTGCCGGATCACGCACGGAGAGGAGGCGGGCACGGAGCTGCTGCCTTGCGAG catgaAGACCTGGTGTGCTTTAGAGATATCAGGCCTGGAGCTCCACATCATTATTTAGTGGTGCCAAAAAACCATATAGGAAATTGCAAGACTCTAAAGAGTGAGCATATACCATTAG GAATGATGGCAGCTGGAAAGACTGTCCTTCAGCGGAATAAATTTAATGACTTGAATGATATAAG GATGGGTTTTCACTGGCCTCCGTTCTGCTCAATAGCCCATTTACATCTTCATGTCCTAGCTCCAGCTAGTCAGTTGGGATTCTTGTCCCGAATGGTTTACAGAATCAATTCCTACTGGTTTATAACA GCTGAGCAACTCTTGGAACGCTGA
- the NCOA7 gene encoding nuclear receptor coactivator 7 isoform X3 codes for MKIIRDRRKEMAVNFQIIFCAKPDQEPFVKIITVEEAKRRKSICSYCEEDDRCSEEDEDALPVLKNQSVLLENMHIEQLAQCLPARVQGYPWRLVYSTQEHGTSLKTLYRKSASLDSPVLLVIKDMDNQVFGAYATHPFHFSDHYYGTGETFLYTFDPLFKVFKWSGENTYFINGDVTSLELGGGDGRFGLWLDADLYHGRSNCCSTFNNDILSKKEDFVIQDVEVWTFE; via the exons atgaaaatcatAAGAGACAGACGAAAGGAAATGGCTGTGAATTTTCAAATAATATTCTGTGCCAAGCCCGATCAGGAGCCCTTCGTGAAG ATTATTACTGTAGAAGAGGCAAAACGGCGAAAGAGCATTTGCAGCTATTGTGAAGAAGATGATCGATGCagtgaagaagatgaagatgcTTTGCCTGTCTTAAAAAACCAGAGTGTGCTCTTAGAAAATATGCATATAGAACAG CTCGCCCAGTGCCTGCCAGCAAGGGTTCAGGGATATCCCTGGAGGCTAGTCTACAGCACACAAGAACATGGAACCAGCTTGAAAACACTGTATCGTAAATCGGCATCTCTTGATAGCCCTGTCCTGCTTGTCATCAAAGACATGGACAATCAG GTTTTTGGGGCTTATGCAACGCATCCCTTCCACTTCAGTGATCACTATTATGGCACTGGAGAAACTTTCCTATACACATTTGATCCTCTTTTCAAG GTCTTTAAGTGGAGTGGAGAAAACACCTACTTTATCAACGGAGATGTAACTTCCTTAGAACTTGGTGGTGGAGA TGGCAGGTTTGGTTTATGGCTAGATGCTGATTTATATCATGGTCGGAGCAATTGTTGCAGCACATTCAATAATGATATCTTATCCAAAAAAGAAGACTTTGTCATACAAGATGTGGAAGTATGGACATTTGAGTGA